TCCAGCTGCAGCTACAGGCCCCTAGTGGGGACACACTTCCAGCTCAGGGCGGCCTTCCCATCACCCAGCTCCTCAGAGTCCTCAATCCTAACAAGGTGAGCTCCCCGAGGGCTgcaacacccacccacccccaccccgcaaccACCATTGGACTAAGACCCAGGGCAGGAAGGCACCCTGGGGCTAACCCTGGCCTCTGCTCACCtattcctaggctcccttgcggcTAAAACTTCGCCTCACCTACAACCACTTTGGGCAGTCGGTACAGGAGGTCTTTGAGGTGAACAACTTGCCCGTGGAGACCTGGCAGTAACAAGCCCAGCCTCTGGGCCTCCACGCGGGGCGCCAAGGTCCCCAGGGTGCTCCAGCTGCTTGGAGCCTGTGCCTGAGGGCTACCAGCAGATGGCGCTGTGGCCCGTGCTTCCCACCGCAAGCCCGCAGggtctgcccctcccccacccatcatAAAAGCCCAATTAAGGGGGGGGGGACACAGAGAGCCATACTGGGGTCTATTTGAGATTTAAAACGCCTACGCCTACCATAAAGGGAAGAAGTGTTCGCACACAGGAACTTCTGTATCTTCCTGCGCCTTCAAAACCTGATCAACCAAGGAAGGTTGATCTTTCCACCCCTCTGCGGCCTGGGCGGTGGGTTGCCCCAGACTGCCAGGGGAAGCCTCCACAGGGCACCATTGCAAAACCAAACCAGAATTTCTCGCTTTGCAGCAGCAGCTCCCACCTTGTTCCCCTGGAGCTACTgctattccccaccccccacccccggtgggGAAGCCCCAGCTGCCGCCCTCCTCTCTAACTCAGCTGTAAGCCCGGTTAGGAGCCTCTGGCAGAATCAATGGCATCGACCAAGGGAGGGGGGTAGCAAGGGATTTTCCTGTGCTTAACTACTGATCACGGCTAAGTGGAAATCCTATAAACACGAGCGGAAATCAATGGAGGCTGCTTAGCGGCCAGGGGAGAGGGGCGGTCGACAGATTGCATCTGACGGATGAGGGAGAAGAGGCAGCCAGGGAGGATTCAGGGCAGGGGAACTCAAGGTAAGCAAAGGAGTCAGCAGGGCCAATGAGAGTCAGAAGTCCCTTGTTGGAAGAGAAGCCAGGCTAAGCGGCCCCATGAGCCCAGGCAAGAACCCCCGAACTCTTGTTCTCTGGCCAGTGACACTCCTAGTCTGGCTGTTGACTTCCCGGGGACCTCTCTCTGGCACTTTTCTCTTTCAGGAGGAGTTGGTAGTGCTGGGGCCGGAAACGCTGCAGGTAGACGATCAGCTTGGCGGGTGGTTTCTCCAGGGCCTGCACACCTACAGATGGGAGCACAATGAGGACAGAGCCAGAGAGAGCCAAAggctcagcctgctctctgcccaccCAGCCAGGCCCAGGGGTTTCAGAGGCACCCACCGACTGCTTGTCTGACCAAAGCCATTAGGGGCCAGTTGAGAGGTCTGGCTGGCTAGCCAAGCCTGagtacaaacacaacacacacaggcTGTGAGTGTTGGTGGTTTCTGTCCCCAGGTCAAGATTACAGCCCATCTAAGGCAGGCCAACACTCGTTAGCTGAGTAATGAAGCGCGTGcagagatgcccagagagagagcacaggaggagaaagaagaCCAGAAGCTTTAGCCTCGGGGCCGGGTCCACATAGTCTACCCTCCATCTGCTGTGAGGGGGCCTGCTGCCCAAAGTCAGTGGTCAGCAGCAGCTGGCAACATGCCTGACATACATCAGCAGGACCGGTGTCTGCTGAGAAGGCGACAGCTGTTGAAGGCCCTACCCTGGAAAGGGTACTACCCTGCACTTGGGAGGATGAGCGATCTACAAAGGAGCAGAGCCtaggaaacagaaacaaaaacgccACCAGCCTACCAACACACTTGCGTCTCCTGCAGAGCCAGCAGGACAAACTAAGTGACAATCTAGATGGTTGTGAGaatgagaggagggggaggaagggataaAAACCCCCCAACTCCTAACTGgctgccgttgagtcgattctggcCTCCCTCCGCCCCACACCCAACccggtgggttttcaagactataaatctttaggaagcagaaagcctcatctttctcctgaggattggctggtggtgttgaactgctgaccttgctgtgttggcagcccaaagcgtaacccATCACTCCAGCAGGGTTCCCAGAAATTGataacaacttttaaaaaaaaacagtgataTCCAGTCTatcctgactcctagcgaccttatggggcagggtagaactgcccctctgagtttctgagaccatcactCCGACAGAGGCTGGAAATGGACTGGCATCTGACGTATGGAATGGAAACAGATGTACAGTGGTTGCATCAGAAGATGAGAACTAGGTGCAGGGCAATACCTGGAGCAAGAGTACAGGAGCTGTGGAAGGATTAAGTCCAGCTGGAGAGCTACTATAAAAGCAGAGGAAGCCAGGTTTGGCAGATTGACTGGGTCCACCACAGCTCCTCCCCTATGGCATAGTCCAGTGAGGGATCTGGGGGGCAGAGGAAGGGCAGAGGAGCCTGTTTCCCTCACCAAGCAGGCTGCTCAGGCTGTGGATCTTTTCCAGGGCCTGTGGTACTTCGGCTTCCTCGTGCACCAGGGCCTCCACTTCACCCACGGCATAGCCAAAGTCCGCTGTGTCCAGGTCCACCCTGAGTGGGGACTCCTGCTCAGCCCCCAAAAGCACCAGCTTCCAGGAGCTCCGTGTAGTCACAAAACTAGCTACTTGCTGCAGTCCCAGGGGGCCTAGCATGGCAGCCACACCTCCAGTCCCCAGACCCTTGGTCCCCAGCACCTCACAGAGCTGGGCCACGATTGCAGGCCCCTCTGTGAGTTCCCTGTACTCAGTGTGGGCCCCCGAGACACCTGCTGTCCCAAGAAACTTGAGTTCCCACCCACTACCCTCTCGGTGGCGCAGCCAGTGGTCAGCCCTCATGAGGCCCAGCTCGGGGGTGTCATAGTAGCTGTCTCGGAAGGTGATCTGGTGCTCCAGGATGCCCCCCAACTCCTGCAGCCGTTCCTCGGTGCCAGGTCCTGGGGCGAACTTGCGCTCCACCTCAATCGAGCCAGGGGCCATGTTAACTGCAAGCTATCAGTGAGCAAACTGCAGGGGCGCAACGTCGGTGCGGATCTCAACCGGGAGACAGCTCATCACGGTCCTGGGAAACGTGCCAgtcaagaaacaacaaagtcacaTTGTTCACGGGTAGAAGTCGCTCCTGGGGCTGTTGCCCGTCTCCCCTGCCGCCCGTGAAGGGTGGCCCAGCCTAATATAGGTAAGGCTGCCCAATATGTGACAGAACGCCGGCTCAATCCTCCCACTGATAATGTGTCCGGCCCCAAACTCTCCCAGGAAAGGCCGGCCCTGTGGCAGGCGGCTTCCTTCCCACACGCCCCCCGTACCTGGGTGCCCCGGTGCCCCCCAGGAGGACCACGCCCTTGCCCGCGCTGCCCCGCGCGCCGAGCCTGGCTCTCACCTGAAAGCCCGGTCTCCTTCTCGCGGGACCCGGGGCGAGGGGAGGGCGCgcgcgccgcgccgcgccgcgaAGGATGCCGGGAGCGGGTCCCGGCGCCGGCCCTGCGGCCCTGCCCAAGCGGCCATGTTAGGCCCGAGATGCGAGGGCAGAACGCTGCCCGAGAGGCCGGCTCGGGGTGGGGAGGTGTGCCCCCGCCGGCAGTGGGCCAGGGAGCGAGGCCGGCACCTCGGGGCTCGGCTGCCCATTCCAGACCCTTCCCGGTTCCCGAGGGTCGGCCCGGGTCGTAGGCCTCAGGCTGAGCCTGGGCGGCCTGCGGCCTCGGTGCATGATGGGAGATGTAGTTCGAAAGAGAAACTGCCCTCGCTCTCGCCCCACCCCGTCGCTATGGTGACAAGAAGCTGCAGTTGGTCCCCGCAGGGCTCTGCCTTAAATTGAGCTGACGCTGTAGGTGGGCCGTTGGGAAGGGGATGGGTATGAACCGggcagggggtggaggtgggtgggaCTAGGTCACAGAGGCCAAAGTACCAACATTCACTGGAGATGTTTGACCACGGTGGGCCTCCATGTTCTTCAGGCCATGGGTAATGGCCTGGAAAGGGGATTACTAAAGCCAGGTAGGTGCACTGCAcagggctactaactacaaggtccgcagttccaactcacaagccactcctcaggagaaagacaagtatttctactccctgaaagagttactctctgaaacccacaggggcagttctacttggcctATActgcagagtcactatgaggcagggattgatttgatggcagggagcgggtttgtttacttatttttaacCTAACGTTTCTTCTTTGTCAGTTTTGTTGCCCCAAGAAGACCTGATATATTTTGTGAGTTAAAAGCCattggggcgtgggggaggaagagctgatcccaagggctcaatggaaagtaaatgtctagaaaagaacgagggAATGAAAATGTGTACGTATATGtcggatacaactgatgtatggtttgtaacaagagttgtaaaagcctccaataaaatgatttttaaatttttttttaataaaagaaaaccagAGCATTGATGAccatcaaaaacaaaaatcaatggcGCAGACATAACAGCTCGTAGACCGGGGATGAAACAAGACTCCAGACCAGGTGCCCCATTAGTTCAGTCCCAGCTCCTCTACGGGGATGTTAGGTTTGGCCGAGCTGCTCCACCTCCCTACACCTGCGTTTCATGAAGGAAACGGGCTGCCTCACGGTTCAGAGTGAAAATCGAATGGCAAACGAAAGCACAGTAGATTCAAGTGTTAGTGTCCTCCTTGTCCCCCGCCCACCCCTGCGAGCTTTGGGGTTTTCCGTTCCTTCTTAACTAAGAGAAGATGGCACCGGCAGCTGATGTGCCAGCTCCAGGTGACAGTCTGGAGCAGATCACATAGGTTTAAATCCTGGAGCTGTTACTGAACCTGTGACCTTGGACCAGTTAACTTGTTTGCGCCTTGGTTTCCTCAACTTTAACACGGGGTTCACAAACATAGTCTCTCTTAGGATTGTGAGCGTCGGGGAAAGTTCGTGTGTGCAAAATGGCCTGGAATCGTGGCTGTGCACGCAATCAATCTTAGCAGGTTCGTTATTTAGCACATGGTCCAGCTGGCGAACGGAAGACGGAGAAGAAGGAACCAGCCCCGGTGACTGCGATGGCGGGGAGGGGACAGACGGTCCAGGAATCCATCGCTGCAGAGGAGAAGGTTCTAGTTCCCAAtccggagggaggggggaataatgaggaggaaagaagaaaagcagTGCGGGGAAGCTAGCGGAAGGCAGGGCTTACTCTGGAGAGGACTGAAACCAAGCGAAtgtacagttagaggaagaggcaGGAGTTTAAAGGCGCCTGCCGGCTGGCAGGCCCGGACTCCGGCGTGGTGCCAGAGCAGGCGCGGGGGACCGCCCACGGATGCTGCCCCACCGAGCCCcgggcccggccccgccccctccgCCCCCTGCCGGCCGGCGGGGCGGGCGAACTACATGTCCCGGCATGCACCGCGGCGGGCGGGCCGCTGCACCTGCTCAGTGGGGCCGCCCCGGGCGCCTGGGTATTGATTATTCCATTGTGTGGGACGCCTCGGCTCCAGCCAGTGAATGAGGCGGAGGAGTGAgggcgaggaggaggagggcgcggaggaggaggaggaggagggcgaggaggaggaggaggaggaggcagggagcgAGTGCCCAGGGTGAATCAATGGAAACCCCCTCACGAAGCCGGGAAAACACTTCAGCCGCAGCCAAATAGCATTGATTATTTTCCTTCACTTCCCTCACCGCCgcgaaattatttatttattttccccatcGCCGTCCCCGACGCCCCGGAGCGAgcgctggagggagggaggaggaggggaaaaataaggaatcAACACATCGGCGAAGTCCCTTCCAAGagccgccccctcccctccccgcctcgCGCTGCTCGGCGGCCGCGGTTCGACTCCCGTCCCTGCTTCCAGCTGAGGTGTAAGTGCATCGATTTCCGATGCTgctgggttgtgtgtgtggtttttttctctcctctcccgctctctctcctctcctctccttgctCTTCGGAAGCCCGAGACCGAGGGGAGAGGAGGCGCTCGGAGACTGCCGCTGGCGGAGACGGagcggggctgggggagggggcccgGACGGACGGACCGACTGACCGAACgcccgaggaggaggaggaggaggaggaggggcagggctgcgggcgggcgggcggagatggagggcagagaggggtggagggagagacTGGGAAGGGACCGGCTTCCAAGCTGGCCCAGGAGCCAGCCGGCCGGCAGAGGGGACGAAAGCCTGGACGGGCGGCGCGGAGCTGTGCGGGGAACTGGGGTCCCAGAGGGAAGGGGAGGCCGGGTGAGTGCGGGGGTGCTTGGAGCTGTCAGCCGGAAGGGAGCTGGGTCTCGGTGGTCCCCGCCAGCCGAGGGAGGAAGCTTGGAGCCGCCGCGGGTGGGCTGATGGATGGGCGCTCGTGCTGGGGCGGGGGTGCATTGGGACGGGGTGGGCGTGGGCAGGGGGGTGTGCAGAGACCCTCAGTTTTAGCCTTCAGTTGAGTTGTGTTAGGAGGGGGACGGTTTGAGTAGGTGAGGAGATGCCACAGCCCCTTTCAAGGTGAAGCACGTCTGTCGGTGGAGACCCCCAACTAGATCCATTCTTCCCCTTCTTGGTGGGGGGGGTACCCACTGGCCTTTCGGAGCACTCCCCACGCCTGTAGTCCCGCCGAGCTCTGCCCATGTGGCTGGCCCTGCCGCTGAGTTTTCCAGGCTTCACCCATCCATCCCCGCCCGGGTCTGTCTCCGCATGACCCTTCCCATCCAAGCGAACCTCTCCCTGTGTGTCCCAGTCACTGTGTGTCCTGCCTTAGCCATTCAGGACT
This genomic stretch from Tenrec ecaudatus isolate mTenEca1 chromosome 14, mTenEca1.hap1, whole genome shotgun sequence harbors:
- the THTPA gene encoding thiamine-triphosphatase — translated: MAPGSIEVERKFAPGPGTEERLQELGGILEHQITFRDSYYDTPELGLMRADHWLRHREGSGWELKFLGTAGVSGAHTEYRELTEGPAIVAQLCEVLGTKGLGTGGVAAMLGPLGLQQVASFVTTRSSWKLVLLGAEQESPLRVDLDTADFGYAVGEVEALVHEEAEVPQALEKIHSLSSLLGVQALEKPPAKLIVYLQRFRPQHYQLLLKEKSARERSPGSQQPD